One Candidatus Woesearchaeota archaeon DNA segment encodes these proteins:
- a CDS encoding heavy metal translocating P-type ATPase, with translation MVKDPICGMSVDVKKAKIKGLISRKKDKTYYFCSKNCKDEFEGKNAVTKNEVKTSKLGKEKISIKITGMSCVSCAGTIESSLKKVNGVNRAEINFAAEKAYIEYNPETTNRTELEDAIINAGYNIIKENGKSNILKLKIIGMDNPHCVNIVKKALDKLNGITSKELLVTQKAVIEYEPSIITVEEIKEQITNVGYKPIDEKADFKDAEKEAREKEINSLRIRVTISVVLGLPLLYFAMGHIIRLPMPGWNILTSASIQFIFASIIMIAGSQFFTRGFTAVIKAKTANMDTLVAIGTGSAYAYSIFALLNIYFGSTSFGAKDIYFEVAGLLIAFILVGRYLEAIAKGKTSAAIKKLIGLQARIAVVIRAGKEIKIPIEEVKVGDIVLVKPGQKIPVDGIVVSGYSSVDESMISGESIPVEKTTGNKVIGATINKTGSFRFRAEKVGKDTALAQIIKLVEEAQGSKAPIQKLADTISAYFVPAVVTLAIISSITWYLLGFGFTFALTIFVAVLIIACPCALGLATPTAIMVGTGKGAEHGILYKNAEALQITHKLDTIVFDKTGTLTKGKPEVTDVYSLEKGQEDSILKYAAIAEKNSEHPLGEAIVNGAMKRKLKIGDANKFKSYTGKGISAEFGGKKILLGNRYLFKDNKININNVEEKLQTYELQGKTAMIISLDNKIAGIVAVADTVKEYSKEAVKELHNLGIKVVMMTGDNKRTGEAIAKQLGIDIVLAEVLPEDKANEIKKLQAKNNKVAMVGDGINDAPALTQANIGIAIGSGTDVAIESGDIVLIKEDLRDVVTAMDLSRYTMKKIKQNLFWAFFYNVAGIPLAAGVFYPWTGWLLSPIIAGAAMAFSSVSVLSNSLLMRSYQTKIKTKR, from the coding sequence ATGGTAAAAGATCCTATATGCGGGATGAGTGTAGATGTTAAAAAAGCAAAAATTAAAGGATTAATTAGCAGGAAAAAAGATAAAACTTATTATTTCTGTTCAAAAAACTGTAAAGATGAATTTGAAGGAAAAAATGCAGTAACAAAAAATGAAGTAAAAACATCTAAATTAGGCAAAGAAAAGATTTCTATCAAAATAACTGGAATGAGCTGCGTATCATGCGCAGGAACCATTGAAAGCTCTTTAAAAAAAGTTAACGGTGTAAACAGGGCTGAAATAAACTTCGCAGCTGAAAAAGCATATATTGAATACAACCCCGAAACCACAAATAGAACTGAACTTGAAGATGCAATTATAAATGCAGGTTATAACATTATCAAAGAGAATGGAAAAAGCAACATATTAAAGTTAAAAATAATTGGTATGGATAATCCTCATTGTGTAAACATTGTAAAAAAAGCATTAGATAAACTTAACGGGATAACATCTAAAGAATTATTGGTTACGCAAAAAGCCGTTATTGAATACGAACCTTCAATAATAACTGTAGAAGAGATAAAAGAACAGATTACAAATGTAGGTTATAAACCTATTGATGAAAAAGCCGATTTTAAAGATGCAGAGAAAGAAGCCCGGGAAAAAGAGATTAATTCATTAAGAATACGCGTAACTATATCTGTTGTTTTGGGTTTGCCATTGCTATATTTTGCAATGGGCCATATTATAAGGTTGCCAATGCCTGGCTGGAACATTTTAACTTCCGCATCAATACAATTTATATTCGCATCAATAATAATGATTGCAGGTTCACAGTTTTTTACCAGAGGATTCACAGCAGTAATAAAAGCCAAGACAGCGAATATGGACACATTGGTAGCAATTGGCACAGGAAGCGCATATGCATATAGTATATTTGCGCTATTGAACATTTATTTTGGCTCAACAAGTTTCGGAGCAAAAGACATTTATTTCGAAGTTGCAGGCTTGTTAATCGCGTTTATTTTAGTGGGAAGATACCTTGAAGCAATTGCAAAAGGCAAAACAAGCGCAGCAATTAAAAAACTGATCGGATTGCAGGCAAGAATTGCCGTCGTAATAAGAGCAGGTAAAGAGATTAAAATTCCAATTGAAGAAGTTAAAGTCGGAGATATTGTTCTTGTTAAACCCGGACAAAAAATTCCAGTCGATGGAATAGTTGTAAGCGGGTATTCATCAGTTGATGAAAGCATGATTTCAGGTGAATCAATCCCCGTTGAAAAAACAACTGGAAATAAAGTGATTGGAGCAACAATTAACAAGACTGGAAGTTTTAGATTCAGGGCAGAAAAAGTAGGAAAAGATACTGCGCTTGCGCAAATAATCAAACTCGTTGAAGAAGCCCAGGGAAGCAAAGCGCCGATACAAAAACTTGCGGATACAATCTCTGCTTATTTTGTACCAGCAGTAGTAACACTTGCAATCATTTCCTCGATTACATGGTATTTATTAGGGTTTGGTTTTACTTTTGCATTGACAATATTTGTCGCTGTTCTAATAATTGCATGCCCTTGCGCGCTGGGTTTGGCGACACCCACTGCTATCATGGTTGGTACAGGAAAAGGAGCTGAACACGGAATATTATACAAAAATGCTGAAGCCTTGCAGATTACCCATAAATTAGATACGATTGTATTTGATAAAACTGGCACTTTGACAAAAGGAAAACCGGAAGTCACTGATGTTTATTCTTTAGAAAAAGGTCAAGAAGATAGTATATTAAAATATGCCGCAATTGCTGAAAAAAATTCTGAACATCCGCTGGGAGAAGCAATTGTGAATGGCGCAATGAAAAGAAAGTTAAAGATTGGCGATGCTAACAAATTTAAGTCTTACACTGGCAAAGGCATCAGTGCGGAATTCGGGGGCAAAAAAATATTATTAGGCAATAGATACTTGTTCAAAGACAATAAAATTAATATTAATAATGTAGAAGAAAAATTGCAGACATATGAACTCCAAGGAAAAACTGCAATGATAATTTCACTTGACAATAAAATTGCCGGAATTGTCGCTGTCGCTGATACTGTCAAAGAATATTCCAAAGAAGCGGTAAAAGAACTGCACAATTTGGGAATTAAAGTTGTAATGATGACTGGCGATAATAAAAGAACTGGTGAAGCAATTGCTAAACAACTGGGTATTGATATAGTTTTGGCAGAAGTGTTACCAGAGGATAAAGCCAATGAAATCAAAAAATTGCAGGCAAAAAATAACAAAGTTGCAATGGTTGGTGACGGAATTAATGATGCTCCGGCATTAACACAGGCTAATATAGGTATTGCAATTGGTTCTGGCACAGATGTTGCAATTGAATCAGGAGATATTGTTCTTATCAAAGAGGATCTTCGGGATGTTGTAACTGCAATGGATCTCAGCAGATATACTATGAAAAAGATTAAACAAAATTTATTTTGGGCATTTTTTTATAATGTGGCGGGAATCCCATTGGCGGCGGGCGTGTTTTATCCGTGGACTGGGTGGCTGTTAAGCCCTATAATCGCAGGTGCAGCAATGGCATTTTCATCTGTATCAGTGTTAAGCAATTCATTATTAATGAGAAGTTATCAAACAAAAATTAAAACTAAAAGGTGA
- a CDS encoding winged helix-turn-helix transcriptional regulator has protein sequence MNSYSNDKMNVNPKIMGFFSALSDETRLKIVIGLKEGKKSVTDIHKFVGEGKVTLSGISHQLNYLRNLDIVESTKQGKERIYSLSNNFCWCMLRDAISHFK, from the coding sequence ATGAATAGTTATTCAAATGATAAAATGAATGTAAATCCAAAAATAATGGGCTTTTTTTCAGCCCTAAGCGACGAAACAAGACTAAAAATTGTAATAGGGCTTAAAGAAGGAAAAAAGAGCGTAACTGACATACACAAATTTGTAGGTGAGGGCAAAGTAACCTTATCAGGAATATCTCACCAATTAAATTATTTGCGCAATTTAGACATAGTCGAATCAACAAAACAAGGGAAAGAAAGGATATACTCTCTCTCAAACAATTTTTGCTGGTGTATGTTGAGAGATGCAATTTCCCATTTTAAATAA
- a CDS encoding cupredoxin domain-containing protein: MSPTEELTRSVKFKLAESLFIIALLAFTTTLTTAGTKFYRILNLGLTGNLLRVSDLVIAILLFFIIYYIITFISSKINGKQFKDNLKDDGYVYLPLTFAILSYTIIIGFLNPWLNVNQSLLSIIKYSVILLGGLWSLDVLHERAKKYIEMLPHAILIIGIALLWLFMLIPQAPDGMGEDIYQVVSGEIIKMDAFSMGFSPSTLMAKKGDKIILEIINKDITHAFDIDVFNIHEILKPGEVKMVEFVADTKGVFQFYCQVPGHSEAGMNGKLMIT, encoded by the coding sequence GTGTCACCTACTGAAGAGCTTACACGTAGCGTAAAATTTAAATTAGCCGAGTCTTTATTTATAATTGCATTACTCGCATTTACAACAACTCTTACTACGGCTGGCACTAAATTTTATAGAATATTAAACTTGGGTTTAACCGGAAATTTGTTAAGAGTTTCAGATTTAGTGATTGCAATTTTGTTATTCTTTATAATTTATTATATAATAACTTTCATTAGTTCTAAAATTAACGGCAAACAATTTAAGGACAATTTGAAGGATGATGGTTATGTTTATTTGCCCTTAACATTTGCAATTTTATCATACACTATTATTATAGGGTTCCTTAACCCATGGTTAAATGTTAATCAATCATTACTTTCAATTATTAAATATAGCGTAATCCTTTTAGGTGGATTATGGAGTCTTGACGTTTTGCATGAAAGGGCTAAAAAATATATAGAAATGTTGCCACATGCTATTTTAATTATAGGGATTGCTTTATTATGGTTGTTTATGTTAATACCTCAAGCGCCGGATGGGATGGGTGAAGATATATATCAAGTTGTCTCTGGTGAGATAATCAAGATGGACGCATTTAGCATGGGTTTCTCACCTTCAACATTAATGGCTAAAAAAGGCGACAAAATCATCTTAGAGATAATTAATAAAGATATTACACACGCTTTTGATATTGATGTTTTTAATATACACGAGATATTAAAACCAGGTGAAGTTAAAATGGTTGAATTTGTAGCTGACACAAAAGGAGTGTTTCAATTCTATTGCCAGGTACCTGGTCATTCCGAAGCAGGGATGAATGGTAAATTAATGATTACATAA
- a CDS encoding sulfite exporter TauE/SafE family protein translates to MMAELTLGLLVSAALLDSINPCVFGVLIFLLAYMTKVFKSKVKMLISGLIYTASVYITYLLIGLGIFTITYTSGLSKPFYWFAALIAIGAGLLEIKDFFWYGRGFTLEMLPGGSERLKKYLNFMKNLEKNYPKLSMASSALLGIFVVFVELPCTGAPYLAVIGLLSAGNYTDGIPLMLLYNLIFILPLFVIIGLVYWGKSSKAMEKWRKKHRGLMRLVIGLFLMALGTYMIWNII, encoded by the coding sequence ATGATGGCTGAACTTACACTTGGTTTGTTAGTGAGTGCAGCATTACTTGATAGTATAAATCCATGTGTGTTCGGTGTACTTATTTTCTTACTTGCTTACATGACCAAAGTTTTTAAAAGTAAGGTTAAAATGTTAATTTCAGGTTTAATATATACTGCTTCAGTTTACATTACTTATTTGCTAATAGGTTTAGGCATATTCACTATCACATATACTTCAGGGTTATCCAAACCATTTTATTGGTTCGCTGCTTTAATTGCAATTGGGGCAGGATTACTTGAAATTAAAGATTTTTTTTGGTATGGGCGCGGGTTTACTTTAGAAATGTTACCAGGCGGTTCTGAAAGATTAAAAAAATACCTTAATTTTATGAAAAACTTAGAAAAAAATTATCCTAAATTAAGCATGGCATCTTCCGCATTATTAGGGATATTTGTAGTATTTGTTGAGTTACCCTGTACAGGCGCACCTTATCTTGCAGTTATTGGTTTACTAAGCGCAGGTAATTATACCGACGGAATTCCTTTAATGTTATTATATAACCTAATATTCATTTTACCATTGTTTGTAATCATTGGTCTAGTGTACTGGGGCAAAAGTTCTAAAGCAATGGAAAAATGGAGAAAAAAGCACAGGGGTTTGATGAGATTAGTTATAGGGCTATTTTTAATGGCACTCGGTACTTATATGATTTGGAATATTATATAA
- a CDS encoding vitamin K epoxide reductase family protein, translating to MKEKTRTNLYKWLIGLSLIGLIISIYLVFGHFADVTEGSICDISATISCSEVNTSQYSEMFNVPVAIFGVIWFIVLILMSWRALNKEGVLHIGILLWNIVGLGSVFYLIWAEFILGAICPFCTVVHIIIVTNLIISIILFKTGKKLSLDEFQKSAKSWIVLIIILNLIPLIYFNLPEKEQINYDNLTKCVTVNGVSMYSSFTCAVCKKQREYLGNSFQYINEIECHPRGENPQTALCLEKSITGTPTWILEKNNVETKRFVGFMTAKSLAEFAGCEYDG from the coding sequence ATGAAGGAAAAAACTAGAACAAATTTGTATAAGTGGCTTATCGGGTTAAGTTTAATAGGTTTAATTATATCAATCTATTTAGTTTTTGGCCATTTTGCAGATGTTACTGAAGGATCAATTTGCGATATAAGTGCAACTATATCATGTTCTGAAGTAAACACCAGCCAATATTCTGAAATGTTTAATGTGCCGGTTGCAATCTTCGGGGTTATCTGGTTTATTGTTTTAATTTTAATGTCGTGGCGAGCTTTAAATAAAGAAGGGGTGCTGCACATAGGAATTTTACTTTGGAATATTGTAGGCTTAGGGTCTGTATTTTATTTAATATGGGCCGAATTTATACTTGGCGCAATTTGTCCGTTTTGTACTGTCGTGCATATTATAATTGTTACTAATCTGATTATTTCAATAATCTTGTTTAAAACCGGTAAAAAATTAAGCCTTGATGAATTTCAAAAATCCGCAAAATCATGGATAGTTTTAATTATTATATTAAACTTAATTCCTTTAATCTATTTTAATTTACCTGAAAAAGAACAGATAAACTATGACAATCTTACAAAATGCGTGACTGTAAACGGGGTTAGTATGTATAGCTCTTTTACTTGCGCAGTATGTAAAAAACAAAGAGAATATTTAGGGAATTCTTTTCAATATATCAATGAAATTGAGTGCCACCCGAGAGGTGAAAATCCGCAAACAGCTTTATGTCTTGAAAAAAGCATAACTGGAACACCAACATGGATACTTGAAAAAAATAATGTAGAAACTAAACGATTTGTTGGATTTATGACCGCAAAATCATTAGCAGAATTTGCAGGATGTGAATATGATGGCTGA
- a CDS encoding 4Fe-4S binding protein has protein sequence MINKFLRKSWFPNITRIIGLIFFFYLSYLLFTSTGSKIAMFIVWTLWWPMLYITLLFSARAWCGFLCPLSLVNQYGNKLRKGKTINFVKWEFIAYILFFLVIIFEQVSGMFLSTQITLIVFIFLFLLAFIMGLLFQRHSFCNIVCPIGAILGIFSRLSFIGVRVKKNICKTCRDKPYKSKLFIVH, from the coding sequence ATGATTAACAAGTTCCTAAGAAAGTCATGGTTTCCAAATATCACAAGGATAATTGGTTTAATTTTTTTCTTTTACCTCTCTTATTTGCTATTCACAAGCACAGGGAGTAAAATTGCGATGTTTATAGTTTGGACACTTTGGTGGCCAATGCTTTATATTACCCTATTGTTTAGCGCAAGAGCATGGTGCGGTTTTCTTTGCCCGTTAAGTCTCGTAAATCAATACGGCAACAAATTACGAAAAGGTAAAACAATTAATTTTGTAAAATGGGAATTTATTGCATACATTTTATTTTTCTTAGTTATAATATTTGAACAAGTATCTGGAATGTTTTTGTCAACACAAATAACACTAATTGTTTTTATATTCTTGTTTTTGCTGGCTTTTATAATGGGATTATTATTTCAACGACATAGTTTTTGTAATATTGTTTGTCCGATTGGCGCAATTTTGGGTATATTCAGCAGACTTTCGTTTATTGGAGTAAGAGTTAAAAAAAATATTTGTAAAACTTGCCGCGATAAACCCTACAAATCAAAATTGTTTATTGTGCACTAA
- a CDS encoding DUF835 domain-containing protein, with translation MKIIHENINSKINSLLRIDKGGNIIECSSSDFQDYLGLNVENIDYFKIPKETNEPYITSIERQGQIIVTAPLFETTEYTPYPNFIGEFKGALMSIIELKYLYNLYLLPALKTQNNHYLIINAKTNQMIDKSTHLSEYEDLKLNLPELKDGFATIVNIAGFGDTIITVSNLILGSENWRLILITPIKTVNNEILSIQYRLFFSLGIVVLVICIIVGILIFLKRSNDATELKLKEAQVTLEKLGINIEVEQDKFNQADIALESKKIYLIKEDHENHAYELFINTLNNGFAGLGLVRDDPKKVKEKYNLFKTPFIWLTNQKIPEIPCETNIENLFVIINQFIKKSQKSVILINRLDYLIKENGFENVIKKLHALKDSINSSNSIVILSINPELILDYEIKAIEAETIDLYGKHLKSRVELSSIEMEILKFVNEHNIINRLVSYKDITLKFNITKPTTRSKISRLEKLGLLSVEQRGRVKAIKASSAGRKILG, from the coding sequence ATGAAAATAATACATGAAAATATTAATTCTAAGATTAATTCATTATTAAGAATTGATAAAGGGGGTAATATAATAGAGTGTTCTTCATCTGATTTTCAGGATTATTTAGGATTAAATGTTGAAAATATAGATTATTTCAAAATTCCAAAAGAAACTAATGAACCCTACATTACAAGCATTGAAAGGCAAGGACAGATTATAGTAACAGCCCCATTATTTGAAACAACGGAATATACGCCCTATCCTAATTTTATTGGTGAATTTAAAGGGGCATTAATGAGTATTATTGAATTGAAATACCTTTACAACCTATATCTTTTGCCTGCGCTAAAAACACAAAATAACCATTACTTAATAATTAACGCCAAAACAAATCAAATGATTGATAAGAGCACGCACCTTAGTGAATATGAAGATTTAAAGTTAAATTTACCTGAATTAAAAGATGGATTCGCAACAATTGTTAATATTGCAGGTTTTGGCGATACTATTATTACGGTTTCAAATTTAATATTGGGCAGTGAAAACTGGAGACTTATACTGATTACTCCCATTAAAACGGTTAATAATGAAATTTTAAGTATTCAATACAGGCTATTTTTCAGTTTGGGAATTGTTGTTTTAGTAATATGTATAATTGTGGGAATACTAATATTTCTAAAGAGATCTAATGATGCAACGGAATTAAAACTGAAAGAAGCCCAGGTTACACTTGAAAAATTAGGAATTAATATTGAAGTTGAACAGGATAAATTTAATCAGGCAGATATCGCACTTGAATCTAAAAAAATATACCTCATAAAAGAAGACCATGAAAATCACGCGTATGAACTTTTTATTAATACATTAAATAATGGTTTTGCAGGGTTAGGATTGGTAAGAGATGATCCAAAAAAAGTTAAGGAAAAATATAATCTGTTTAAAACTCCATTTATCTGGTTAACTAATCAGAAAATTCCGGAAATTCCATGTGAAACTAACATTGAAAATTTATTCGTTATAATTAATCAATTCATTAAAAAAAGCCAAAAAAGTGTTATATTAATAAATAGGCTAGACTATTTAATAAAAGAAAACGGATTTGAAAATGTTATTAAAAAATTACATGCTTTAAAAGATTCAATAAATAGTTCCAATTCAATTGTGATATTATCAATTAATCCTGAACTTATCTTGGATTATGAGATTAAGGCTATAGAAGCTGAAACCATAGATTTATACGGCAAACATTTGAAAAGCAGGGTTGAACTTTCTTCAATTGAAATGGAAATACTCAAATTTGTGAACGAACACAATATTATTAATAGGTTAGTTTCTTACAAGGACATTACTTTAAAATTTAACATTACAAAACCCACAACAAGATCAAAAATTAGCCGGCTTGAAAAATTAGGACTTTTATCAGTTGAACAGCGAGGAAGGGTTAAAGCAATTAAAGCAAGTTCTGCAGGAAGGAAAATTCTTGGATAG
- a CDS encoding thioredoxin domain-containing protein encodes MKKLNIKIGKISIAIGILFFLLYIIIGFIISNNENVSGEFTETFSKNSKNKEIGNLNMSILAENSQFKGNVSAPITIIEWSDFECTFCKNFYSETSWLIDETYVKQGKVKFVYKHFPITFLHENAKKAAEAAECAGEQGKFWEMHDFLFEKGVDGGMKTFMNYAKALNLDNAKFDQCLKSGVMAKKIEKDMQEGASLGIEGTPTFIANGILFSGSQPFELFKQIIEEELVK; translated from the coding sequence TTGAAAAAGCTTAACATTAAAATCGGGAAAATAAGCATTGCAATTGGAATTCTCTTTTTTTTATTATATATTATAATTGGTTTTATAATAAGTAATAATGAGAATGTATCTGGCGAATTCACAGAAACTTTTTCAAAAAATTCAAAAAATAAAGAAATAGGTAATCTTAACATGAGTATTTTAGCAGAAAATAGCCAATTTAAAGGGAATGTTAGCGCACCAATCACTATAATAGAATGGTCCGATTTTGAATGTACATTTTGTAAAAATTTTTATTCAGAAACCTCTTGGTTGATTGATGAAACATATGTTAAACAAGGAAAAGTAAAATTTGTATATAAACATTTTCCAATAACTTTTCTTCATGAAAATGCAAAAAAAGCTGCCGAAGCTGCTGAATGCGCGGGAGAACAGGGAAAATTTTGGGAAATGCATGATTTTTTATTTGAAAAAGGAGTGGATGGGGGCATGAAAACATTTATGAATTATGCAAAAGCTCTAAATTTAGACAATGCAAAATTTGATCAGTGTCTTAAATCCGGCGTAATGGCTAAAAAAATAGAAAAAGATATGCAGGAAGGCGCAAGTTTGGGCATAGAAGGCACACCCACATTTATTGCTAATGGTATCTTATTTTCAGGGTCGCAACCATTTGAATTATTTAAACAAATAATTGAGGAAGAATTAGTAAAATAA
- a CDS encoding 4Fe-4S binding protein, translated as MGHIIAKDYLSLQKRLDMAVQGAPKSETIYKILEVLFTKKEAEYASLLPLKLFTAEDASIILNKPKPETKKILNKLADKGILLDFKNKNSHTYFMAPTMAGFFEFALMRTDGKFNTKLLSELFYQYLNKENDYMQMLYGNNPPVLRVFPEEESIEKKSVILDYEKTKHIINTASCITVARCYCRHKMEHLGKACNAPQMVCLSFNKVAESLLKHGISKEISKKQAHEIINKCMALGLVQIGDNIQEGINWICNCCSCCCEALGIYQKFGPREYVTNNFVSINKGNCIACGTCVKKCPVGAISLNIINGKKRARVDPVKCIGCGICGRFCPQKSIKLYRKKKLYPVPKDTFERIVLEAINQGKLQNYLYDNFSSMNNQVIRKFLDIIIHLPPAERLAADQQLQSRFIKTIANSKYGKLFRKTFNDGKEINYSHDELKLMKKKK; from the coding sequence ATGGGACATATTATTGCAAAAGATTATTTAAGCTTGCAAAAAAGATTGGACATGGCTGTGCAAGGCGCGCCAAAATCTGAAACAATATACAAAATTTTAGAAGTCTTGTTTACTAAAAAAGAGGCTGAATATGCTTCTTTGCTGCCATTGAAATTGTTTACTGCAGAAGATGCCTCAATCATCTTAAATAAACCAAAACCTGAAACTAAAAAAATTCTTAACAAGCTGGCTGACAAAGGAATATTATTAGACTTTAAAAATAAAAATTCCCACACCTATTTTATGGCGCCAACGATGGCAGGGTTTTTTGAATTCGCTTTAATGCGTACAGACGGCAAATTCAATACTAAGCTTTTATCTGAATTATTTTACCAATATCTGAACAAAGAGAATGATTACATGCAGATGTTGTATGGAAATAATCCCCCAGTATTGCGAGTATTTCCTGAAGAAGAGAGTATTGAAAAAAAAAGCGTGATATTGGATTATGAAAAAACCAAACACATAATTAATACGGCTTCGTGTATCACGGTTGCAAGATGTTACTGTCGGCATAAAATGGAACATTTAGGCAAAGCATGCAATGCTCCGCAGATGGTTTGTTTAAGTTTTAATAAAGTAGCAGAAAGTTTATTGAAACATGGAATTAGTAAAGAAATATCTAAAAAACAAGCGCATGAAATAATTAATAAATGTATGGCTCTCGGGCTTGTTCAGATAGGCGACAACATACAGGAAGGGATTAATTGGATATGCAACTGTTGTTCATGTTGCTGTGAAGCGTTGGGAATATACCAAAAATTTGGACCAAGAGAATATGTGACAAATAATTTTGTTTCAATAAATAAAGGAAATTGCATTGCTTGCGGAACCTGTGTAAAAAAGTGCCCGGTTGGAGCAATAAGCCTAAATATTATTAATGGGAAAAAACGGGCCAGAGTTGACCCTGTCAAATGTATAGGTTGCGGCATTTGCGGCAGATTTTGCCCTCAAAAAAGCATAAAACTTTATCGAAAGAAAAAACTGTACCCGGTGCCAAAAGATACTTTTGAAAGAATTGTATTAGAAGCGATTAATCAAGGAAAACTTCAAAATTATCTATATGATAATTTTTCATCTATGAATAATCAAGTAATCCGTAAATTTTTAGATATCATAATCCATTTGCCGCCTGCGGAACGGTTAGCCGCGGACCAACAACTTCAGTCAAGATTTATAAAAACAATCGCTAACTCAAAATACGGCAAACTATTCAGAAAAACATTTAATGACGGAAAAGAAATTAATTATAGCCACGATGAACTTAAACTAATGAAAAAGAAAAAATAA
- a CDS encoding DsrE family protein, whose translation MKLGIIINTKDPEKVWNALRLGNAALKNNNTTNIFFLGEGVEAEDCKSKKFNVKEQIKIFVENRGLIKSCGTCLVSRKKKASKVCPSSNLGELLALIEKSDKMLTFG comes from the coding sequence ATGAAACTGGGAATAATAATAAATACAAAAGATCCAGAAAAAGTTTGGAATGCATTAAGATTGGGAAATGCAGCTTTAAAAAACAATAATACCACTAACATTTTTTTTTTAGGAGAAGGCGTAGAAGCTGAAGACTGCAAAAGCAAAAAATTTAATGTAAAAGAACAGATTAAGATTTTTGTTGAGAATAGAGGGTTGATTAAGTCATGTGGAACTTGCCTGGTCTCAAGAAAAAAAAAGGCATCCAAAGTATGTCCTTCTTCAAATTTGGGGGAATTGCTGGCATTGATTGAAAAAAGTGATAAAATGTTAACTTTTGGATAA
- a CDS encoding DUF2892 domain-containing protein: MKSNLGKLDRILRFALAFWWLGPWAPQYSVVFVNWLIAIVGWIALIESFTAWCGLHSLFSINNKNH, encoded by the coding sequence ATGAAATCAAATTTAGGTAAATTAGACCGAATCTTACGATTTGCACTGGCATTTTGGTGGCTTGGCCCTTGGGCTCCGCAATACAGCGTTGTTTTTGTGAATTGGCTTATAGCGATAGTAGGATGGATTGCTTTAATAGAAAGTTTCACTGCATGGTGCGGACTGCATAGTTTGTTCAGCATAAACAATAAAAACCACTAA